The genomic interval TAGCACTGTCCCAATTGATAAGTGAATCCGCATTAGTAGACACAGTAGGAGGAATGTGGGCAATAGTACCAATACAAGATGGATCAGGTGGGGGTAGCCATTTATCCCTCCAAATATTAATATCCCTCCTACCATTAGCctgccaaaaaccttcattaaaaaaacaatCTCTGTTATGACCAACCAAAATCACgattacaaataaaatatatgtaACAATATAATTGAATCGAAACCAACAACAAACAATAACAACAATGAAATCGAGATTGAAAACACTAACTTGATTCAGATAGAGGCCTGTTTTGCAGTGACCTAAGACAGAAATTCATCCCCACTTGTGCTGCAGTTTCGGACGTATATCTTGAGGATACAACTATTTGGTACAAGTTCCTGCACAAGAACTTGTCCCTGGCGAATTTACTTTGTGTTTCAGAGAAGTCGATttggggaagaagaagaaaagattaTTTTTCGATGGATGACAACGACCACACTGTCGTCCTTATATAAAGTCAAATTCGAACATGTGTAACTGTTCAAAAGGTTGTAACTGTTACCAACAGTTATTACCTTTGGTTTTATccgaaaataataaaaattaatataattattaatttaaaagtTATAATCAGATTTCATTTTTCCAATAGAAAGCCCAAGGCCCATCTATGACTTTATATAAATATGTATCTagatatatatcattttctattgaaaatccaatagaaaGCTCATCAAGCCCACTTTAGGCCATTCCACTCATTCACTTGCTCAATGAGTGTTTGTTTATAAACAACCAAGCAAGTAGCTCTTCTTCAATGTGAGATTCTATCCCACACACTAAGTTCCAACAGTCTCTAGTCTCAATGAGACTAGACCAGCCCTAGGATGCTATGTACCCCTTGACAGCCCCCACGAAAGAGCAATCAGAAAAATATCTTCCCTTGATTATCTTAACCCAATAAGAATTAGGTTCATGTAAATGCCATACCACTACTATTCTTAGAGAGACACATGTGATCCTAATTTCTCCAATTAATCTTGTTCCCAATATTGCTCTTGCCCCACCAAAAGATGCCGAGGATAGAATTTAATTCACGACAAGCGGAGACCAGGAGCTTAAAACAACTCATAGTATAAATCGGCACATCAAGAGCAACCGACTTAATCAAAATCTCATTTCCAGCCATAGATAGGGTTTTCTGTTTCCATTCCTTAACCTTCCTCAATATACCCCCTTGATATTGGATAAAGCAACATGTTTAGATCTACTCCACAGAAGGAAGCCCCAAATAAATGCCCGGATTAAATACTTCTTTGAAAGAGAGAAGCTCACACATGGAGTATTGggagaaaaataaatactAGATTTATCCATATTAATGAGTTGACCATGCCACATAATACTCATTAAAAATGAACAATAATCTAATACAATTCAATAGAGTACCCTTGAGGAAAAAAAAGCCTCATCAGCAAAAAGGAGATGGGAGAGGATAGGGCTGCCCCTGCCAAGACCTTGCAGGCTTGCACCAATAAGATGCTTCTCATTCACTGCCTTAGCACTGTTAATTTTTAAGCATGCAGAGGACTACATCTAATAAAATTTGACAAATTAAGTAGCAAACCGAAAGTAGGTACTTCAAAGTCCTGAAGcctttgaaattttgtaatttattgttttgtaCCAACTTGTTCATGACTGTAACCATGAATTACATCAGCAGATTGATGTACGTAGAATCACAAAGCTGTTTATCATGCTTGGAACAAACTACATATAGTATTACTACATCAACCAAACGCAATTAGATAATTGCCACGCAACACTTAGATAACATGAGGGAGGCATGATTCAGTGGCAGTGGAAGGCAAAGCATGACTAGGAGTAACGTTTTTTTCTGGTCATTTGGGTCTTCAACTCTTCAATTAGAGCAATTAGATCGGAGAAAGATGAACCACCGTCTTTAATAGCCCTGCTTGCCATCTCTCCAATCGCTTTAACTCTTTTTCTCATTTCCTCTGCTTCTTCACCTTTCAAACTTCTTGTCACAGCCTTCTCTATGGCATCCCTCTTCACACTCGCTTCAGTCTTCAAGCTTTCATCCACAAATGAAACCCATTTTTCAGCACCGACCCCAACCCCAACACGAAGTATCTGCGTCACCAGCTTCTCAATGAAAAAGTTATCAGCAGACACCGGCCAGGTGATTAAAGGTATTCCAGCAGAGACTGCTTCAAGGATTGAGTTCCAACCACAGTGACAGAGAAAAGCTCCAACAGCTTTATGCTCAAGGATCAACACTTGGGGCGCCCAATCTCTTATAATCAGTCCTCTGCCTTGCATTCTCTTCTCAAATCCTTCAGGCAACCACTCTTCTATGAGTTCTATctctttcttctgtttcttCACAACCCAAATGAAGTCTTGTCCAGAAGCCTCGAGGCCAGCTGCAATTTCTAGGAGCTGACAGTCAGCAAAGATGGTCTGGCTTCCGaaacatatatacacaacCGAATCGGGTTTCTTAGAATCAAGCCATTTCAAGCACTGGTGTTGCTCAGCTTTGGTATTGTCTTCTCCTTTTTTATCGAATAGGGAAACGGGGCCAATATGCCATGTCTTGATCCCATACATTTCTTTGTAATGATCAGCATAATCTGGTTCGAGTTCATAAAAGCTGTTAAAAATGACCCCATAGCTCCTTTTCTCACACTCAATGGCCCCTTTCCAGAACTTGCTCAACTCTACTTCATCCTCTAGCTTAAAACCATCGGGAATTTGGTTTCTTGTCATCTTGATCTCATCTGGGAGACCAGGAATAACAAAACTTTCAGTTTCAGATAACAGTTTCTTGTGAGGCCGATGAATTATCACACCCAATGCAGCAGACATAGAGAACGATCCGGTTGCATGAAAATATAACCTTGGAATTTCAAACTTGGCAGCAACATCTGTAGCCCAAGGAAAGAACATATCAGCAACAAGGCAATGAGGTTGATGTCGGTCCAGAATCTGCTCGAGCTGTGGTTCGAGCAAACGAGTGGCTTCGAAGAATTTGACTTCCATCTCAGCTGTTGTGATCAGATCAGCGCTCTCGCATTCCTCGGGCAACCCAACTTCAGCTGATGGGAGCTTGATGATAGTAACTTCAATGTCTTTGCTTCTTTGGGTTGCTTTGGTAATGAATGGTGCATTGAGGGGAGTGGTTATGATGGTCGATTTCACAGCACGAGAAGAAAACAATTTGGCTATATGTGTGAGGGGTATGATGTGGCCTCGAGCCAAGTATGGGAAGAACAAGATCTTAAGCTGCTCACAGGTTTTAGTTTCCATGGAGTGCTAGACACAACGGAGAAGTTGAAGATGATGACACTGATCGATGTTGAACAAGAATATGATGATTTATTTAGGCTGAACTACAGCCCAATATATATCAACAGGCACTAGTTTGATCTCCAATTTCATGCACACATATGTGTCGGCTTTAACATAGATGATGATCGACACTAAATGCATGTGAACTGGTTTCCACCCGGGATAGTGTGCGTGGGATGAGCTGGGTCATCATCTCAACAAATTTGTTTCAATTCAGTGCATTGAGTTGTCCCTCTTGTAGGGAAGAATTCTAGATAGTTCTTTTGAGTACGGAAAATTGAGAGATTTTTACTCTTATTGCTGCATGCTTATTAAAATGAGCCAATAAATTATAAGAAATGATAGCATCGATTGTGGATAACAGCTGGATGAGTATTCTCACATACAAACATGCACAAACAAACTAAATCAAAGCCAGATCGCTAGACTGCATACAATAAAAGAGTATGGTTCTACACTTCTACTACTGATGTACACACCCCAAAAAGGACCTAAAAGATCATCACACTATCTTCAAAAAATTAGGCTAAACAAACATATCGGTGCAGAATGATTGAATAGAAAATCTCCTCACCTGCTTTTCTAAATTAAGACTAAAAGTTTCGCGGTTGAAAAATTCTTTGCATGCTTTCATAATTTAATTAGACCGTGATTGGACGAGCGGCATGCATGCATAAAAATACGTACTCTAATACATTTATCATTGAAGAAATATGTTGTAATAAACCAAGTGTTCACCCACCTTacattaaatttataataaagATTCGGCATATTCAGTAAAGTGTGTTACCCGCTTATTATTGGATTCGGCTGACATGATCGACTAATTTAATATCCAACTCGAAAGGATGTAACTTTCTCGATCAGGGTTAGATTGGGGccgtttcatttttttcatgttCCTGACTAAAACAAGATTTCAACACATCAGATTTGCCTTGAGGGGATTTCAATTACCTCAATGATTTTCCAAACAGGTAGAGTTGCTTCTCCTCTGGCTCATTTCTTAATTATGAACCACCTTGACATTTACTCCTTTCTTTGTGAAGGAAACTCGATCTGTTGCGGATAGGCTAGTTGTGATTTCTTTCTCTATGATATGGCATGCCTCTCAATCATCTAGTTGAGATCTCTCTACATTAATGaatggatgaccaaggttcccTCACAGTTCTTTCTACAGTAGCTGGATGTTGATTTGGTTATTTTGGTATATCCTGACGTCTCTTTTCTTGTTGAGTCTGTTTTAAATTCCCATATTGTATTTCATGCTTGTGGTTGTATTTCAAGGCACCGTATTTTTTCTTTACCGCTGCTCTACTACGAGGTTGGGCTCTTTATACCATTTTTCTTTAAGTCGATAGTCAAATAAGATATCTAAGCAGCAAAGTCGTACAAAGAAAATCTAACTGAAGGCCgacaaaaaattatatattaagACTCACAAAGATCAACTGCCAAActctatatatttttaaaattatttattaaaatagcgtttcacttatcCATGAACCGttgacgatcaagttcacgtaatttaaaccaaaacatatttttaaaataatttttataaactagtgatgcaacgactatggtaacaactcaaactaaatttaatAATCATAACACTATTCGATCATTATGATCATtttgaggtttactcaccttatttcttgCGTGCGACTTCCACGACACTAAaagcgattccctcactcgtttcgtcggttacctaatagcatgataaaatacttagaaaacgatacgtaaaatatcaggtgacgatttcattacaggtaaatgttgttcataaaacactgtGCATGTTTTATTCTTTACAGAAGTTCatagttactgttcactgtgcCGCACTCACTCACTCCCACGCGCCACCATAGACGGCGACACGcgtaccaccaccaccacctcccgAACCTCCTCCAATCAACAAACTCCCCCCCAACATGAAAAACGTAGATCACAAGGAGAGAGACACAACCATACTTGTAGTTCGTCTGAAGCCGGTCGGTAACCACCGGAATCGCCGTCGTAAGATCCCGGATTGGGATTTGCATATCGGAGCTAATGCGGCTCGATTCAAGCCTTACCGCCGGTGAAATCGCGCCTAGGAAGAACAAAGATGATTCGCTGTTATGGCCTCGAGCTCCAGCGTCGCCGGCGACGCCGATTTCGCAGGTGCAACAACTGCTCTCCCTCGGTGGCGATGCGTCACTGCGCGGGGTGGGTCGCTGCTGCAATGGGTCGAAGCGTCTCGGTCGTTCGATTCCAACAacaccggcggtgtcgtgCACGGTGGCCGGAGGAAGCAGATCGCCAGTGGAGAAGTTGGCGGGGAAAAGTCGGATCGGgggatttctgatttttttttggaaagtttccaaaaaaGTCTTTTTATAGccttccaaaattggaaaccaacttccgttGATAATAACTTTCATATACGACATCAGATTAAGGTGTGCCGAGTgcccacgaattcgtatcgacgagctctacaattccgtgaagaaagttttcagagacgagcgacgaaataaaagtcaactcCCGAGTCACAGAAAGCTGgacttttttcaatttaaatttccgagATCAGTTTCGTTTCGCCTGACATCGACGAGAAAGCGAAAAATATGATTGTTActcaaattccaagtttcataatcTACAAGAATTATACGAATTTAAACTCGAAAATTCAGGGTATTACAGTTCTTTAGTTTTGGTGAGTCTCGAGTGAATCCTAAAACTGTAATTTATACTTAATTGTAAACATTGTGTTTGGATTCAAGTTGTAACTGAGTTTGTTGTTTAAACTCAGGATCGATATTCAACAGCTGTATTGTAATTTCAATTACATTGAGATTATTATAGAGTGTTAGCAttctaaattttgaaattttactgttcagaatTTAGGGTGGCTACAAATATGCACAATGATTGTGAGCAAATCACAGAGTGGAAATTTGGAAGGAGACGAGAATACTTATCTCAACAAACAGACTTGTATCATGTAAAAAGATTACTGACAAACTGGGAACTCCAAGCCTACATTCATCGATTTTAGAAACCTTTTGATCCGGAAAGCAACTAGATTGTATAAATTTTGATACAATAACAGGAAAGAACATAGTCTGGCTTGCTTATTTTAGGTCATGCCAAAGGAAAAATTTAAAAGAGAGGATCTTGATGACTTTTGACCCTTACCTTACATCAGAAGCTAGTTAGGATAGATGTATGATGAAGGAGAAGGTGGCTCATCAAGTAACCATCTCTCCCGCCATGCCTCAGATGAACAAAGAAGTTCTAGTGACCTGTTGAGCTATACACAGTTGCAACTGCAATGAACACAGGTCCAGATGACACAGACTAACCATTTCTGATGCTGCGAGTATATAGAGAACATAGAGCAGTAGTATGGGAATAATTAAGCACTTAAACATTCCACTATCATACCTAACTGAGTGACAAAGACAAGCTATTCCTGGCACTGCAAATATTAAAGAAACATAACATAGAGCAGTAGTAAGCAAACAAGTAAGCACTTAATAAGTTGATATTAGTATCACAACTAACCGTGTAACTTCGCCTTTCACCAATATAAAGATGAATTTCCTGGTGAGCTCTAGGGAGAATCGgaaattagaacttcattTTTGCAAGGCTAAAGTCGCTAAACAAGTTCCCAGTGCTCTGCAGTTGTTCaataattttctaattttttttaaaatattcaaGCACGTCAAGATTCATTTTAAAGACTTTATACTTGTACCAAAAGATGCCACTGCACCTAATTTCATTATCACCAGATAGCTAGCTGCCTCCATCCAATGGAGAATATGCGTCCAGGAGAATTATCTCTAGCCTGCATGCTTTGATTCGCGTTTGAATCGGAGTAGCTTTTCTTACAAGGCTTTCCAAAACATCCACAGAAGAAGGAAATTCATAATTAAGGTGCAAATATGGAGTGAATTaccaaatgaaaatatactcaaaaaaaaaacgtggCTTAATCGTCCACTAATTTTCAAGTCCAAGGCCATGAGTCCTTTTCACAATCTTCCCATATCCGACATTGTTCGGACTTACAGACAAACAGAGATAAAAGACCGTACAAAAACACATCATCTTCAACTGGTTGGCTGGTTGCTGCAGGGACTCGTTGATGAATCAGGGGTCCAACGTACTGTCCAAGTATATAATCTCTGCACTTGAGGTACGTCTTAACTGGAGCAACTTCTTAAAAACTTCTGAGGTACCGGCAGAAAGAGCCCGAATAGTCATCGTCTCAAGCACCGGTGAGTTTAGAAGCAAATATTTGATGAAATCTACTTCAGCTTTGCAACCAGAAAACTGAGTTATTTGAACAAGTCGCAGTTTGGGGAATGAGAAACTTTTGTAGCGGACGTCATCTAGGTCATCCAACCAACtgtttgcttcttcttcttcaagttCCTTGTCCACTTCTCCTTCATAGTGGACCTGAAGGTTTATAGATTCATAATATCAGACATTTGATAAAACAGCTtccaaaacaacaaattatgAGAGTAGAATTGGTTTGAAGAGTAACTTAACCAAATACTGCATACATAAATAGAGTAAATCTCACCTTAACATCTAGTTCTTCCAGAGCAGGTGACATGCTAAGAATATATAAAGTAGTTAAGATTTCATACAAATCATGAAAGTAGACGGTGAGGCAAAGAAAACTTAGATCTTGACATGGTCTGGGGAGCCGTCGGGGTAAGTTGAGATCAACAGCCAAAAACTAGAGCAGAAGATGCATATATTAAATGAAGACTCAAAAGTGTATATGGTAAAATTCTTTTAGCAATATAGTAGACCATTAATGGAAGTAGGAAATCACAGAGGTACCTCAACAGCAAAAGCACCAAGTGTGAGCCTCTGAATATGAGATAGGTCAATGAAAAATTTGGCCAAGTTGGAAGAAGTGTCGCAATCTTCTGTGTCAAAATTCACCACATGAAAGCTAACAACAGAGAAATTAAAAGGGATTCTGAAGACTACACCTTGCAGGTCACCAAAGAATTTAAGGAATCGAAGATTTGGTGCATTAATCTTGAGATGAGTAAAACCAGTGCAGCTTATCATTTCCAAACTCTCCAACAGAGGACAACAAGGAATCAGATTTTCCAACACATCTTGGGTCAAGGTAACTCTATGAAAAGCAACTCTCTTCAAAGTTCGGAAGCCTTTAAATTTGGTTGGAGGCTTGAG from Argentina anserina chromosome 2, drPotAnse1.1, whole genome shotgun sequence carries:
- the LOC126782376 gene encoding UDP-glucose flavonoid 3-O-glucosyltransferase 7-like — protein: METKTCEQLKILFFPYLARGHIIPLTHIAKLFSSRAVKSTIITTPLNAPFITKATQRSKDIEVTIIKLPSAEVGLPEECESADLITTAEMEVKFFEATRLLEPQLEQILDRHQPHCLVADMFFPWATDVAAKFEIPRLYFHATGSFSMSAALGVIIHRPHKKLLSETESFVIPGLPDEIKMTRNQIPDGFKLEDEVELSKFWKGAIECEKRSYGVIFNSFYELEPDYADHYKEMYGIKTWHIGPVSLFDKKGEDNTKAEQHQCLKWLDSKKPDSVVYICFGSQTIFADCQLLEIAAGLEASGQDFIWVVKKQKKEIELIEEWLPEGFEKRMQGRGLIIRDWAPQVLILEHKAVGAFLCHCGWNSILEAVSAGIPLITWPVSADNFFIEKLVTQILRVGVGVGAEKWVSFVDESLKTEASVKRDAIEKAVTRSLKGEEAEEMRKRVKAIGEMASRAIKDGGSSFSDLIALIEELKTQMTRKKRYS